The genomic stretch TCGATAGTGAAGTCGGCCGGCTCGGGAACGAGGTAGCCGATCTGTTTGAGGAAGGCCTGGTACTTCGCCGGATCAGTTGCAACCGGCCCGTTGGCCTTGTGCCAGTCGTCAATCTGCGTCTGGATCCGGTCACGGATTCCGAGCAACTCGCGGTTCTTCGGCGCGAAGTCGCGCACCAGCCCGGCAAGCCCGCTCCAGAACTGCTCGGCAGTTACGGCCGTGCCTGGAATGGCTTCCTGCTCGACAAAATCCACCAGCAGGGAGTCGACCTTGAGGCCGGATTTCTCGATGTAGTCAGCCATTTCACTTCCTTCGTTCATTCCACGTGCCGGCGGGAACCGGTGGGATATACCGCCGTTCCGGCGCGCGTCGACCCCCACCCCTGTCCCCTCCCCCTAAGAATGGGGAGGGAGACCCTGACACCGATATCGAGGTAGTCGTCTCCCTCCCCAGGTTTAGGGAGAGGGGACAGGGGTGGGGGTCGGCTCGCATCCAGATCACGGTCATGCTCTTGCGCCCTACGCTGCGCAATCCCCCAAAGGCGCAATCGGCGTCACCTTCGGCTCACGCCGCCAGCGCCGACTTCATCGGCTGGCCCATCACATAGGTCTCGACCACCGCCCGGTCGTCGCCGCAGGTCTGCAGCAGGAACAGTTCCTGCTCGAGCGAGCTGCAGGTTTCCATGCGCAACGCCATCTGCGGCGTGGCGCCGGAATCGAGCACCACGATATCGGCTTCCTTGCCCGCTTCGAGCGAGCCGATGCGGCTATCGAGGCTCATCGCCCGGGCATTGCCCAGCGTCATGTGGAAGAACGAGCGGAACGGCGTCAGGCGCTGGCCGCGCAGCTGCATCACCTTGTAGCCCTCGTCCATGGTGCGGAGCATCGAGTAGGAGCTGCCGCCGCCCACATCGGTGGCGGTGGCGATGCGCACGCCGCGCTCGTGCTGGCGCTCATAGTCGAACAGGCCCGAGCCGATGAACAGGTTCGAGGTCGGGCAGAACACCGCTACCGAGCGGGTCTCGGAGATCACCTCGGTTTCGCGATGGCTGAGGTGGATGCAGTGGCCGAGCAGCGTCTTCGGGCCGAGCAGATGGAACTTCTCGTAGATCCCGACATAGTCGCCATAGTTGGGGTAGAGCTCGTTGGCATAGGCGATCTCGGCGAGGTTCTCCGAGACGTGGGTCTGGATGTGGAGGTCCGGGAACTCCCGCGCCAGCGCCTCGGCCATCGCCATCTGCTCGTGCGTCGACGTGATCGCGAAGCGCGGCGTGATGGCGTAATGCGCCCTGCCCCGCCCATGCCACCTGGCAATCCCGGCCTTGGTGTCGTCATAGCCCGATTGCGGCGTGTCAAGCAGGCCCGGCGGCGCGTTGCGATCCATCATCACCTTGCCGCCCACCATCAGCATGTTGCGCTTTTCGGCCTCGCCGAAAAACGCATCGACCGATTGCGGATGCACCGAGCAATAGGCCGCCGCCGTGGTGGTGCCGTGCCGGATCAGCTCGTCGAAAAACCGCGAGGCGATGCGGGTGGCATGCACCTCGTCGCCGAAGCGCTGCTCCTCGACGAAGGTGTAGGTGTTGAGCCACTCGAGCAGCGCCGCCGCATAGGCGCCGATCACCTGCATCTGCGGGAAGTGAATATGCGGATCGATGAACCCCGGCATGATCAGGTGCGGGCGATGATCGATGATCTCGGCCGCGTCGTGATGCGAGGCGGCGCGTTCGTTCCACTCCCCGACCATCAGGATCTTGCCGTCGCCGATCACCACCGCGCCGTCTTCGATATAGCGGTAGGACGCGTGATCTTCGCGACCCTGCGGCTCCTCGAGGAAGCTCAGCACACGCCCGCGGAGAATCGTCACCTTCACTGCCCGTCCCCACGGAACCACGCCACCAGCAGCGCCCGCTCGTCGTCGGTCATGTCGGTGACATTGCCCGGCGGCATGGCGTGCGAGTAGCCGGCCTGGATCGCCACCTGTTCGGCGTGGTTGGCAATGGCGATGTCATTGTCGAGGATGACGTTCTTGGGCGCTTCGGTGATCCCCTCCCACACCGGCTCGGCGGTGTGGCACATCGTGCAACGGGTCTGCACCACCTCGGACGCCGCCTTGAAGTGCGGCGACTGCATCAGGAGCGTTGCCTGCGGCGAGGGGGCGGTCTCGGCCCCGGTCGGCAGTTTCGGCCCGCTCGATAGCCAGGCACAGAGGAGGAAGATCACGATCACCAGCGGCCACACCCAGGTCGGGTTGCCCTTGCGGCCATGCCGGGTGTTGAAGAAATGCCTGATCAGCACGCCCTCGAGGAAGATCAGCGACGCGATCAGCCAGTTCCACGGCGTGGCGAAGGCCAGCGGGTAGTGGCTCGACAGCATGAAGAAGATCACCGGCAGGGTGAGGTAATTGTTGTGCAGCGAGCGTTGCTTGGCGATCTTGCCGTACTTGGCGTCGGGCACCCGTCCGGCCTTCAGGTCCGCCACCACGATCTTCTGGTTGGGGATGATGATCATCGCCACGTTCGCCGCCATGATGGTGGCGGTGAAGGCGCCCATATGCAGCATGGCGGCGCGGCCGGTGAATACCTGCGTATACGCCCAGCTCATCGCCGTAAGGATGGCGAACAGCACCAGCATCAGCCCGCCGGTCGAGTTGCCGATCGGCGATTTGCACAGCGTGTCGTAGAGCACCCAGCCCAGAACGATCGAGCCGAGCGAGATCAGGATCGCCTGCCACGCCGCGATATCGAGCACATGCCGGTCGACGAGGAACAGGTCGGCGCCGAAATAGTAGACGACCACCAGCAGCATGAACCCAGAAATCCAGGTGAAATAGCTCTCCCACTTGAACCAGGTCAGGTGCTCGGGGAGGAAGTCCGGCGCCACCAGGTACTTCTGGATGTGGTAGAAACCGCCGCCATGCACCTGCCACTCCTCGCCATGCGCCAGCGGCGGCAGGCTCGGCGTCTTCCGCAACCCCAGGTCCAGCGCGATGAAATAGAAGCTGGAGCCGATCCAGGCGATGGCGGTGATCACATGCGTCCAGCGCACCGCGAAACTCAGCCATTCCCAGAAGATCGCGTAGTCGGTCATAGTTGCTATTGCCTCAAGTCAAACTGCCCCTCACCCGCCCTTCGGGCACCCTCTCCCTCCTAGGGGCGCAATAGCGCTCCCCGGGGAGAGGGGCGATGTGGCGCGATCTCGCCCAACCTTCCCTCTCCCCTTGAGGGAGAGGGTGGCGCGCAGCGCCGGGTGAGGGGCGCCAAGCACACCGGTCGTGAAAAGAGGCGGACTCGCGCCCGCCTCTCTCAGATCATTACCAGGTCAGGCAGCGCTTTCGACGCCCTTGACGAACCAGTCGATGACCGCGAGCTCGGCCATGGTCATGACCTTGCCTTCCTCGACCTTGAGGTTGCCATCCTGGTCGTAGATCGGGCCGGTGAAGATGTCGTAGGTGCCGTCCTTGTAGCCGGCCTGCACGCCATCGGCGAGCGCCACCACGTCGGCGGGTACCGCCTTGTTGTAGGGCGAGATCACCACGGTGCCTTCCTTCATGCCGTCCCAGGTATCGGCCGACGCCCAGGTGCCGTCGATGATCGCCTGCACGCGCTCGATATAGTACGGCCCCCAGATGTCCTCGATCGCGGTGAGGTGGGCGTTCGGTGCGAACGACGACATGTCGGCCCCCTGGCCGAAGCCGTAGAGGCCCTTCTGCTCCAGAATCTGCAGCGCCGCCGGGCTGTCGGTATGGGTGGTGACGATGTCGCAGCCCAGGTTGATCAGCGTCTCGGTGGCCGCGGCCTCCTTCGGGGGGTCGAACCAGCTGTCAATGAACACCAGCTTCAGCTTGGCATCCGGGTTCTGCTTCTGCGCCGCGAGCAGGAAGGAGTTCACGCCCAGCACCACTTCGGGCACTTTGTACGAACCGAGGTAGCCGAGCGTGCCCGACTTGCTCATCTTGCCCGAGATGGTGCCGAGCACGGCGCGGCCCTCGTGGAACTTGGAGTTGTAGGTCGCGACGTTGTCGGCGCGCTTGAAGCCGGTGCAGTGCTCGAACTTCACGTCGGGGAACTCGGCCGCGACCGCGATGGTCTGGTCCATGTAGCCGTACGAGGTGGTGAAGATCAGCTTGCAGCCCTGCTGGGCGAGGTCGCGGATCAGCGGGATGGCCGAGGCGTCTTCGGCGACGTTCTCGACATAGATCGTCTCGACCTTGTCGCCGAGCGCCGCATCGACCGCCTCGCGGCCCTTGTTGTGCGCCCAGGTCCAGCCATAGTCGCCGATCGGCCCGAGGAAGATGAAGCCGATCTTGATCTTTTCCTGTGCGAAGGCGGCGCCGCCGACCAGCGGCACCGCGGCGGCGGCCGCACCGGCGGCAGCGATGAAGTTGCGGCGATTGAGATTTGCCATGGACGTCTCCTGTTACGTTGTTGGCTTTTCTACGTTGCGGGCACAAAGGGCTTGCCGAGGCAAGCAGGCGCGTTGAGGCCGACCCGATCCCGCATGGAGATCAGCGTCAGCACCACAACGGTCATCAGGTAGGGCATGGCCGCCCAGAACTGCGACGGGATGTATTGGGCGAAGGAGAGGAACGCGAGGCCACCGGCCTTGGCGTTGAGCTCCATCCACATCAGCACCCCGAAAAAGATCGCACCGACAAGCAGCCGGCCGGACCGCCAGCCGGCGAACACCACCAGCGCCAGCGCGATCCAGCCGCGCCCGGCGGTCATCCGCTCGGCCCACATCGGGGTGATCACCATGGAGAAATACGCTCCGCCGATCCCCGCCATGGCGCCGCCGAACGCTACGGCCGCGTAGCGCACGCCAATCACCGAATAGCCGATCGAATGGGCGCTGAGGTCGTTCTCGCCGACGGCTCTGAGGATCAACCCGGCACGCGTCGACTTGAGGAACCAGCCGACGACGAACACCATGACCAGCGCGAAATACACTACCGGCGAGTAGCCGAAGATCACCTTGAGGATCGGGTCGCGCGCCAGTTCAGGCGGAAACACCGAACCGAACTGCGGCACGATCCGGCCCACGAAGCTCAGCCCGATCAAGGAACTGAGCCCGGTGCCGAAAATGGTGAGCGCCAGACCCGTCGCCACCTGGTTCGAATTGAGCGTCAGGACGAGAAAGCCGAACAGCGAAGCGGCGAGCGCGCCGGCGACCGCTGCGCCGATCACGCCCAGCCACGGGTTGCCGGTGAGCACGGTGGCGGCGAAGCCGGCAATGGCGCCGACCAACATCATGCCTTCGACGCCCAGGTTGAGCACGCCGGATTTCTCGACCACAAGCTCACCAAGTCCGGCGAGGAGGATGGGCGTCGAGATGCCCACGATGGTGATGATGGCCGCGATGAGGAAATCCATGGCCTATTCCCCCGCTGCCGGCTGCACGGCGGCCTTGGCCGACGGCATGAAACGCACGCGATAGCGCACGAAGATATCGCTCGCGAGAATGAAGAACAGCATCATCGCCTGGAAGATGCCGGCAGTGGCGTTGGGGATATGCACCGTAGTCTGCGCCACCTGGCCGCCGACATAGGTGACGGCGAGCACGATGCCGGCGATCAGGCAGCCGATGGGATGCAGCCGACCGAGGAACGACACGATGATGGCGGTGAAGCCGTAGCCCGACGGAAAGCCGAGATTGATCGCCTTGAGCGCCCCGGCGAACTCCAGCGCGCCGGCAAGCCCGGCCATGCCCCCGCCGATCAACATGGCAAGCC from Devosia sp. A16 encodes the following:
- a CDS encoding BMP family ABC transporter substrate-binding protein, which codes for MANLNRRNFIAAAGAAAAAVPLVGGAAFAQEKIKIGFIFLGPIGDYGWTWAHNKGREAVDAALGDKVETIYVENVAEDASAIPLIRDLAQQGCKLIFTTSYGYMDQTIAVAAEFPDVKFEHCTGFKRADNVATYNSKFHEGRAVLGTISGKMSKSGTLGYLGSYKVPEVVLGVNSFLLAAQKQNPDAKLKLVFIDSWFDPPKEAAATETLINLGCDIVTTHTDSPAALQILEQKGLYGFGQGADMSSFAPNAHLTAIEDIWGPYYIERVQAIIDGTWASADTWDGMKEGTVVISPYNKAVPADVVALADGVQAGYKDGTYDIFTGPIYDQDGNLKVEEGKVMTMAELAVIDWFVKGVESAA
- the guaD gene encoding guanine deaminase, which encodes MKVTILRGRVLSFLEEPQGREDHASYRYIEDGAVVIGDGKILMVGEWNERAASHHDAAEIIDHRPHLIMPGFIDPHIHFPQMQVIGAYAAALLEWLNTYTFVEEQRFGDEVHATRIASRFFDELIRHGTTTAAAYCSVHPQSVDAFFGEAEKRNMLMVGGKVMMDRNAPPGLLDTPQSGYDDTKAGIARWHGRGRAHYAITPRFAITSTHEQMAMAEALAREFPDLHIQTHVSENLAEIAYANELYPNYGDYVGIYEKFHLLGPKTLLGHCIHLSHRETEVISETRSVAVFCPTSNLFIGSGLFDYERQHERGVRIATATDVGGGSSYSMLRTMDEGYKVMQLRGQRLTPFRSFFHMTLGNARAMSLDSRIGSLEAGKEADIVVLDSGATPQMALRMETCSSLEQELFLLQTCGDDRAVVETYVMGQPMKSALAA
- a CDS encoding ABC transporter permease, translated to MDFLIAAIITIVGISTPILLAGLGELVVEKSGVLNLGVEGMMLVGAIAGFAATVLTGNPWLGVIGAAVAGALAASLFGFLVLTLNSNQVATGLALTIFGTGLSSLIGLSFVGRIVPQFGSVFPPELARDPILKVIFGYSPVVYFALVMVFVVGWFLKSTRAGLILRAVGENDLSAHSIGYSVIGVRYAAVAFGGAMAGIGGAYFSMVITPMWAERMTAGRGWIALALVVFAGWRSGRLLVGAIFFGVLMWMELNAKAGGLAFLSFAQYIPSQFWAAMPYLMTVVVLTLISMRDRVGLNAPACLGKPFVPAT
- a CDS encoding urate hydroxylase PuuD — translated: MTDYAIFWEWLSFAVRWTHVITAIAWIGSSFYFIALDLGLRKTPSLPPLAHGEEWQVHGGGFYHIQKYLVAPDFLPEHLTWFKWESYFTWISGFMLLVVVYYFGADLFLVDRHVLDIAAWQAILISLGSIVLGWVLYDTLCKSPIGNSTGGLMLVLFAILTAMSWAYTQVFTGRAAMLHMGAFTATIMAANVAMIIIPNQKIVVADLKAGRVPDAKYGKIAKQRSLHNNYLTLPVIFFMLSSHYPLAFATPWNWLIASLIFLEGVLIRHFFNTRHGRKGNPTWVWPLVIVIFLLCAWLSSGPKLPTGAETAPSPQATLLMQSPHFKAASEVVQTRCTMCHTAEPVWEGITEAPKNVILDNDIAIANHAEQVAIQAGYSHAMPPGNVTDMTDDERALLVAWFRGDGQ